Proteins found in one Populus alba chromosome 14, ASM523922v2, whole genome shotgun sequence genomic segment:
- the LOC118041315 gene encoding transketolase, chloroplastic, translated as MASTSSLTLSQALLARAISHHATDQRRDSRLSLVSLPAFSGLKSTTSTASRATTTTNRRRRVSSLHVRAAAVETLDATAETSLVEKSVNTIRFLAIDAVEKANSGHPGLPMGCAPMGHILYDEVMRYNPKNPYWFNRDRFVLSAGHGCMLQYALLHLAGYDSVKEEDLKSFRQWGSRTPGHPENFETPGVEVTTGPLGQGIANAVGLALAEKHLAARFNKPDSEIVDHYTYAILGDGCQMEGISNEVCSLAAHWGLGKLIAFYDDNHISIDGDTEIAFTEDVDKRFEGLGWHVIWVKNGNTGYDEIRAAIKEAKAVKDKPTLIKVTTTIGYGSPNKANSYSVHGSALGAKEVDATRQNLGWPFEPFHVPEDVKQHWSRHIPAGAAFEAEWNTKFAEYEKKYSEEAAEFKSIMACELPTGWEKALPTYTPESPADATRNLSQQNLNALAKVLPGLLGGSADLASSNMTLLKMFGDFQKDTPEERNVRFGVREHGMGAICNGIALHSPGLIPYCATFFVFTDYMRAAIRISALSEAGVMYVMTHDSIGLGEDGPTHQPIEHLSSFRAMPNILMLRPADGNETAGAYKVAVLNRKRPSILALSRQKLPQLPGTSIEGVEKGGYIISDNSSGNKPDVILMGTGSELEIAAKAAEELRKEGKAVRVVSFVSWELFDEQSDAYKESVLPAAVTARVSIEAGSTFGWQKLVGSKGKAIGIDRFGASAPAGKIYKEFGITAEAVIAAAKEVS; from the exons ATGGCTTCCACTTCTTCTCTTACTCTGTCTCAAGCCCTTTTGGCTAGAGCTATTTCTCATCACGCCACTGACCAACGCCGTGACAGCCGCCTCTCTCTTGTCTCCCTCCCTGCTTTTTCCGGCCTCAAATCGACCACCTCTACAGCCTCACGCGCCACCACAACCACTAATCGCCGGCGTCGTGTGTCTTCCCTTCATGTAAGGGCGGCGGCAGTGGAGACATTGGATGCGACGGCAGAGACTTCACTGGTGGAGAAGTCGGTTAATACAATTAGATTTCTTGCTATTGATGCTGTTGAAAAGGCCAATTCGGGTCACCCCGGTTTACCTATGGGGTGTGCTCCGATGGGTCATATTTTGTACGATGAGGTTATGAGGTATAATCCGAAGAACCCATACTGGTTCAATCGTGATCGGTTTGTTTTGTCTGCTGGTCATGGCTGTATGTTACAATATGCTCTGCTTCACCTTGCTGGTTATGATAGTGTCAAG GAAGAAGACTTGAAGAGTTTCCGTCAATGGGGAAGCAGGACACCTGGACATCCTGAGAACTTCGAGACTCCTGGCGTTGAGGTCACAACTG GTCCTCTTGGACAGGGTATTGCCAATGCTGTTGGTTTGGCACTTGCTGAGAAGCACCTGGCTGCTCGCTTCAACAAACCGGACAGTGAGATTGTTGACCACTACAC ATATGCTATATTGGGGGACGGTTGTCAAATGGAGGGTATTTCAAATGAGGTTTGCTCCTTGGCTGCACATTGGGGGCTTGGAAAGCTGATTGCTTTCTATGATGACAACCATATATCCATTGATGGTGACACTGAGATTGCGTTCACCGAGGATGTTGACAAACGTTTTGAGGGTCTTGGGTGGCATGTTATCTGGGTGAAGAATGGAAACACTGGATATGATGAGATTCGGGCTGCCATCAAGGAGGCCAAGGCTGTAAAAGACAAACCCACTTTGATCAAG gTCACTACAACCATTGGTTATGGATCTCCAAACAAAGCAAACTCATACAGTGTCCATGGGAGTGCATTGGGTGCCAAGGAAGTTGATGCTACCAGGCAGAACCTTGGATGGCCATTTGAGCCTTTCCATGTTCCAGAGGATGTTAAGCA GCACTGGAGCCGCCACATCCCAGCTGGTGCTGCTTTTGAAGCCGAATGGAACACCAAGTTTGCTGAGTATGAGAAGAAGTATAGTGAAGAAGCTGCAGAGTTCAAGTCTATCATGGCTTGTGAACTACCTACTGGTTGGGAGAAAGCACTTCCC ACATACACTCCCGAGAGCCCAGCAGATGCCACCAGAAATCTATCTCAGCAAAACTTAAATGCACTTGCAAAAGTGCTCCCCGGTCTTCTTGGTGGCAGTGCAGATCTTGCCTCTTCTAACATGACCTTGTTGAAAATGTTTGGGGACTTCCAAAAGGATACTCCTGAGGAACGCAATGTCAGGTTTGGTGTTAGAGAGCATGGAATGGGAGCCATCTGCAATGGCATCGCACTTCACAGTCCTGGCTTAATTCCCTACTGTGctactttctttgttttcactGACTACATGAGAGCTGCCATAAGGATTTCTGCTTTGAGTGAGGCTGGAGTCATGTATGTCATGACCCACGATTCCATTGGACTTGGAGAAGATGGACCAACCCATCAACCAATTGAGCACTTGTCAAGCTTCCGTGCAATGCCCAACATTCTGATGCTCCGCCCAGCTGATGGAAATGAAACTGCTGGTGCATACAAAGTTGCTGTCCTTAACAGGAAGAGACCCTCTATCCTTGCCCTCTCCAGGCAAAAGCTACCCCAACTTCCTGGAACCTCCATCGAGGGAGTTGAAAAGGGTGGCTACATCATTTCAGATAATTCCTCTGGTAACAAGCCTGATGTCATCCTGATGGGTACTGGTTCAGAGTTGGAAATTGCAGCTAAAGCTGCTGAGGAACTTAGAAAGGAGGGCAAGGCTGTGAGAGTTGTCTCCTTTGTTTCATGGGAGCTTTTTGATGAGCAATCAGATGCATACAAGGAAAGTGTTCTGCCAGCAGCTGTAACAGCTAGGGTTAGCATTGAAGCTGGATCAACGTTTGGGTGGCAGAAGCTTGTTGGATCCAAAGGCAAGGCTATTGGAATTGACCGGTTTGGAGCAAGCGCACCGGCAGGTAAAATATACAAGGAGTTTGGTATTACCGCGGAGGCTGTTATCGCAGCAGCCAAAGAAGTTAGCTAG
- the LOC118041316 gene encoding LOW QUALITY PROTEIN: 3-phosphoshikimate 1-carboxyvinyltransferase 2 (The sequence of the model RefSeq protein was modified relative to this genomic sequence to represent the inferred CDS: inserted 3 bases in 2 codons; substituted 2 bases at 2 genomic stop codons), with product MAQVSKISSGAQNTYMVPNLXKPQNPKCLSSIXFRSQLIKRSYLRLKLSKKTGDCRLKVGPLKVLASVGTADKPSIVPGIVLQPIKDISGXVTLPGSKSLSNRILLLAALSEGTTVVDNLLNDDDVHYMLGALRTLGLRLEENTELKQVTVEGCGGQFLVGKEAKIDVELFLGNARTAMRPLTAAVENLSYILDGVSRMRERPIGDMVIGLQQFGAYVSCSPTNCPPVRVNANGGLPGGKVKLSGLISSQYLTALLMAAPLALGDVEIETIDKLIFVPYVEMTLKLVERCGVFIQHSDSWDCFFIRGVXKYKSPGNSFVEGDASNASNFLAGAAITGGTITVEGCGTESSQGNVKFAEVHEKMGAKVTWTKNSVTVTGPPRDSSGWKHLCDVDVNMNKMPDVAMTLAVVALFADGPTSIRDASWRVKETERMIAICTELRKLEATVEEGPDCCVITPPEKLNVTEIDTYDDHRMAMAFSLAACGEVPVTIKDPGCTRKTFPGYFEVLERYTKH from the exons ATGGCTCAAGTGAGCAAAATCAGCAGTGGAGCCCAAAACACCTACATGGTACCTAATCTTTAGAAACCCCAGAACCCCAAATGtttatcttcaa tctttagATCACAGCTCATTAAACGGTCTTATTTGAGATTAAAGCTAAGTAAAAAAACGGGCGATTGCAGACTAAAGGTTGGACCTTTAAAGGTTCTAGCTTCAGTTGGTACAGCAGATAAGCCATCAATTGTACCTGGGATTGTTTTGCAACCCATCAAAGATATTTCTGG AGTTACTTTGCCGGGTTCTAAGTCTCTGTCTAACCGGATTCTCCTCCTTGCTGCTCTCTCTGAG GGTACGACTGTTGTTGACAATTTGttgaatgatgatgatgttcATTACATGCTTGGTGCACTCAGAACACTTGGACTACGTTTGGAAGAGAATACGGAACTCAAACAAGTGACCGTAGAAGGTTGTGGTGGTCAGTTTCTAGTGGGAAAAGAAGCAAAGATTGATGTTGAACTTTTCCTTGGAAATGCTAGAACGGCAATGCGGCCATTGACTGCTGCAGTTGAAAATTTGAG CTACATACTTGATGGGGTGTCACGAATGAGAGAGAGACCAATTGGTGATATGGTTATAGGTCTTCAGCAGTTTGGTGCATATGTTTCTTGTTCTCCTACAAACTGCCCCCCTGTTCGTGTAAATGCAAATGGAGGCCTTCCAGGGGGAAAG GTTAAACTCTCTGGATTGATAAGTAGTCAATACTTGACTGCTTTGCTCATGGCAGCTCCTTTAGCCCTTGGAGATGTGGAAATTGAGACAATAGACAAGTTGATTTTTGTTCCTTATGTTGAGATGACTTTAAAGTTGGTGGAGCGCTGTGGAGTCTTTATACAACATAGTGATAGCTGGGATTGTTTCTTCATTCGAggagtttaaaaatataa GTCTCCTGGAAATTCTTTTGTTGAGGGTGATGCTTCAAATGCCAGTAACTTCCTAGCTGGCGCAGCAATCACTGGTGGGACCATCACTGTTGAAGGTTGTGGAACAGAGAGTTCGCAG GGAAATGTAAAGTTTGCAGAGGTTCATGAGAAAATGGGAGCTAAAGTTACCTGGACCAAGAACAGTGTTACTGTCACTGGACCGCCACGAGATTCTTCTGGTTGGAAACACTTGTGTGATGTTGATGTAAACATGAACAAAATGCCAGATGTTGCTATGACTCTGGCTGTTGTTGCGCTTTTTGCTGATGGCCCTACTTCCATAAGAGATG CAAGTTGGAGAGTGAAAGAAACGGAACGGATGATTGCTATTTGCACAGAACTCAGGAAG TTGGAAGCAACAGTTGAAGAAGGACCGGATTGCTGTGTGATTACTCCACCTGAGAAATTAAATGTAACAGAGATTGACACTTATGATGATCACAGGATGGCAATGGCATTCTCTCTTGCTGCTTGTGGAGAAGTCCCAGTCACCATCAAGGACCCTGGTTGCACTCGAAAAACTTTCCCAGGCTACTTTGAAGTCCTTGAGAGGTACACGAAGCATTGA
- the LOC118041314 gene encoding uncharacterized protein, whose product MGRKDWLAMRSSSWNGFRRSLVFFLLVLFILLNLFYVLELHQNPAAQPPPKKMNTKFDHLVIGPATGQGLPNRLQCQGTKALNKTHTPSSSNAGESVSFVTVFTVYNTSLADSRLSNLVTVGNASYTKMERSMAVLNVFVNFIQVTMPRSNVIILTDPASDLSLRRNSVTVYPIQGDYSRDKLMLQRIRSYITFLETRLEELAQNPGHISHYIFTDSDIAVVDDLGHLFNDHPNFHLALTFRNNKEQPLNSGFIAVRGTTDAILRAKIFLQEVLKVYSSKFMSASRMLGDQLALAWAVKSHLGFDLRRFTKAQAFLENIGGASVLFLPCATYNWTPPEGAGQFHGMPLDVKVVHFKGSRKRLMLESWNFLSSSSDISDMLCLVLLSGRTKYDF is encoded by the exons atgggtAGAAAAGATTGGTTAGCGATGAGATCATCATCATGGAATGGATTTCGACGTTCTCTAGTGTTTTTCTTGCTTGTGCTCTTCATCCTTCTTAATCTTTTCTACG ttctAGAATTGCATCAGAACCCAGCTGCACAACCCCCGCCGAAGAAAATGAACACGAAATTCGATCATTTAGTTATTGGGCCAGCTACCGGTCAAGGCTTGCCTAATCGCTTGCAATGTCAAG GCACGAAAGCGCTGAACAAGACCCATACACCGAGCTCCTCGAATGCTGGAGAAAGCGTCTCCTTTGTCACTGTCTTTACTGTTTATAACACTTCATTAGCTGACTCTAGATTATCAAATTTGGTCACTGTTGGGAATGCTTCGTACACTAAAATGGAGAGGTCAATGGCTGTTTTGAATGTCTTCGTTAACTTTATCCAG GTGACAATGCCACGGAGCAATGTTATCATCCTGACCGATCCAGCTTCTGATCTTTCATTGCGTAGAAATAGTGTGACTGTGTATCCCATTCAGGGTGATTATTCACGAGACAAGTTGATGCTTCAAAGGATCAGGTCTTACATT ACTTTTCTGGAAACAAGGCTTGAGGAACTTGCTCAGAACCCAGGCCATATAAGTCATTACATCTTCACTGACTCTGATATAGCTGTGGTTGATGACCTTGGACACTTGTTTAACGATCACCCAAACTTTCACCTGGCTCTTACCTTCCGGAACAACAAGGAGCAACCTTTAAATTCAGGATTTATAGCAGTAAGGGGGACCACTGATGCAATTTTAAG GGCGAAGATTTTCCTTCAAGAAGTACTAAAAGTTTACAGTTCCAAGTTTATGAGTGCCTCTCGAATGCTTGGAGATCAGTTAGCTCTTGCCTGGGCTGTAAAATCACATCTTGGATTTGATTTGAGGAGATTTACCAAAGCACAGGCTTTTCTAGAAAATATTGGTGGTGCTTCAGTGCTATTTCTACCATGTGCCACATATAATTGGACTCCTCCTGAGGGGGCAGGCCAATTTCATGGCATGCCTTTGGACGTCAAG GTTGTTCATTTCAAGGGATCGAGGAAACGCCTAATGCTGGAGTCTTGGAATTTTCTCAGTTCCTCTTCTGACATTTCTGACATGTTATGCCTTGTTTTATTGAGTGGGAGAACAAAGTATGATTTTTGA
- the LOC118041317 gene encoding UDP-glucuronate 4-epimerase 3, whose translation MSHLDHTPSTPGKFKMDKSPYYSRTRWHSSVAKLTIWSFLFIAVIFLFFYRSPPSSSNSDPSRRYLTSATWGGAAWEKRVRTSARIRSRNGFSVLVTGAAGFVGTHVSSALKRRGDGVLGLDNFNDYYDPTLKRARQALLERSGVFIVEGDINDVSLLKKLFEVVPFTHVMHLAAQAGVRYAMKNPASYVHSNIAGFVSLLEVCKDANPQPAIVWASSSSVYGLNTKVPFSEKDRTDQPASLYAATKKAGEEIAHTYNHIYGLSLTGLRFFTVYGPWGRPDMAYFFFTKDILNGKTIPIFEAANHGNVARDFTYIDDIVKGCLGSLDTAEKSTGSGGKKKGPAQLRVFNLGNTSPVPVTDLVSILERLLKVKAKRNIMKLPRNGDVPYTHANISYAQKEFGYKPTTDLQTGLKKFVRWYLGYYGNKKAVAR comes from the coding sequence atgtcTCATCTTGATCACACCCCATCAACACCAGGCAAATTCAAGATGGACAAATCACCATATTACTCAAGAACAAGGTGGCATTCCTCCGTAGCCAAGCTTACTATCTGGTCTTTTCTCTTCATTGCTGtaatctttctcttcttttatcgCTCCCCGCCATCTTCATCAAACTCCGATCCATCACGCCGTTATCTTACTTCTGCTACCTGGGGCGGAGCTGCTTGGGAAAAAAGGGTCCGGACCTCTGCCCGAATCCGGTCTCGAAATGGGTTCTCTGTTTTAGTGACAGGAGCAGCTGGTTTTGTTGGAACCCATGTTTCTTCTGCCCTTAAACGCCGTGGAGATGGTGTTTTGGGACTCGATAATTTCAATGATTACTATGATCCAACTTTGAAGAGAGCAAGACAAGCACTTCTTGAAAGAAGTGGTGTTTTTATTGTGGAAGGAGATATAAATGATGTTTCTTTGTTGAAGAAATTGTTTGAAGTGGTGCCTTTTACACATGTGATGCATTTGGCAGCTCAAGCTGGGGTTAGGTATGCAATGAAAAATCCTGCTTCTTATGTGCATAGTAATATTGCCGGTTTTGTTAGTTTGTTGGAAGTTTGTAAAGATGCAAATCCACAACCAGCTATTGTTTGGGCATCATCCAGTTCTGTTTATGGGCTTAATACTAAAGTGCCTTTCTCTGAGAAAGATAGAACTGATCAACCTGCTAGTTTATATGCTGCTACTAAGAAAGCTGGTGAGGAAATTGCACACACTTATAATCATATTTACGGGCTTTCACTCACCGGGCTGCGATTTTTTACGGTTTATGGACCATGGGGGAGGCCGGATATGGCATATTTCTTTTTCACTAAGGATATTTTGAATGGGAAGACTATACCAATTTTTGAGGCTGCGAATCATGGGAATGTTGCTAGGGATTTTACCTACATTGATGATATTGTGAAGGGTTGTTTGGGTTCGTTGGATACGGCGGAGAAGAGTACCGGGAGCggagggaagaagaaagggccGGCACAATTGAGGGTTTTCAATTTGGGGAATACATCGCCTGTGCCGGTTACTGATCTTGTTAGTATTTTGGAAAGGCTTTTGAAGGTTAAGGCTAAAAGGAATATTATGAAGTTGCCACGCAATGGGGATGTTCCATATACGCACGCGAATATTAGCTATGCTCAAAAGGAATTTGGATATAAGCCTACCACGGATCTGCAGACAGGGTTGAAGAAATTCGTGCGGTGGTACCTCGGTTACTATGGAAACAAGAAAGCTGTTGCGAGATGA